ACAATACTTTCATTTATTTCTTCGTCTTTTAATTGCATTATCTTTTCCTCCTATTTTTCATTTCAATTACTTATAACTAAATTATATATTTATATATTAATATATAAATAAATCTGGTAATTAGAGCACATATATGGAAGTTTGCTATTGCACAATCAAAAATTTACATAAAGTTAAAAGTCTTAAAAGATATTAAAATAAATGTTTATACAATAATCATTTATATACCCATTAATTTATGCAAACATAATAAATGAAAATATCTATAAAAACAAACCAAGAACACACTTAATGTATTTGTTGATTTTAATATTGCCGTTTTAATTATTTTGATTATATTCTTATTACATCTTTAAATTGTTCATTTAATTTTCTTCATTAGGAGTCCGGCTAAAAGGATTTAATTCTATATATTTTAATTTTGGGACGTTGATTGATTCGAATGATGAATTATAAAATGCATTGTTGCCTATTTTTTCTAATTCATGGAAATCTACGTACGTTAATTTTGCACCTATAAATGAAGAATCACCTATTTCTTTTAGTTTTGGAGCGTTGATTGATTTGAGGGTTGAATCTTTGAATGCACTATCACTTATTCTTTCTAACTCAGGAAAATCTACATAAGTTAATTTTTGCTTCCACGAATGCTCCTTGATCTATTTCTTTAAGTTTTGGTGCATAAAAAGTTTTAACATTCATTTTATAAAAAATGAATGAGCTTTTAAAACTTCGACACTTGAAAAGATTATATTTTCGATTTCCTTTATTTTCGGAATATTAAAATCATTATTTATGCTTACCACTCCATTTGGAATATACAATCATTCAAGGTCATCATCATTAGTAAAACCAATTATTTCTGTTTTATCATCGTTCATCTTAATATATTTTTCAGGATGTAGTTTTTAATTGAATAATAATGAAAAGACACTACTATCATTTAATATTTTTGTTTTAGTTTCTTCATTAATATTTAAGTCTCTTATTTCTTTTTTGAAATCAATTTTTGCCCTAATATTAATACCATAAATCACTGCTAAAATTGGTGTCGTAGTTACTGCTGGTGTAACTGCAAACAACAATAAAAATCGCTTTAATTTCATTACATTTTTCCTTTTATTTAATTTAAATTATTCGTAACTTCATTATATATATAAGTCAAGTAAACGCCACCGATACATGAAAGTAATGGAAATCAGTATGTCG
The nucleotide sequence above comes from Mycoplasma sp. Pen4. Encoded proteins:
- a CDS encoding leucine-rich repeat protein — protein: MKEHSWKQKLTYVDFPELERISDSAFKDSTLKSINAPKLKEIGDSSFIGAKLTYVDFHELEKIGNNAFYNSSFESINVPKLKYIELNPFSRTPNEEN